The window CCGCCCAGTGCGCCGATCTCGCCAATCATCGAGCCCGCTACGGCCGTGGACAGCGGCCAGCGCAGCGGCACCAGCTGGAACAGCGCGCCGTTGCCCGCGCCCAGTGCCGCAAAACACACCAGGAACAGCAGCATCGTCACCGGCAAGGAGTTTTCGGCCAGGCCGCACAGCACCATGCTCACGGCAGTGACGGCCAGTACGCCCGTGAGCGTGTTGACGCCACCCCAATGGTCCGACAGCCAGCCACCCATCACCCGCAGCGCCGCCCCCAGAAAGGCCGCCAGCATGGTCAGTTGCCCCGCCTGCACCTTGCTCACGCCAAACTGGTCGTAGAAGTAGCTGGGCAAGAAGGCCGTGAGGCCGATGAAGCCGCCAAACGTCACGGCGTAGATCAGGCTGAATGCCCAGCCGTCCTTTTCAAACAGGCAGGCAATGTGCTCCCGGAACGTGGCATGGGGCGCCAGGTCGGGTGGCTCTTTGGCAAAGACTGCCATCACCACGGCGGGCACGGCCACGCCGACGGCCGCAAAGCCGTAGACCGCCTGCCAGCCAAATTTCTGGGCCAGTGCAGGTGCCAGCAGCGCGGCCACGGCGGTGCCCACATTGCCCGCGCCCACGATGCCCATGGCAAGGCCCTTGTAGCGAGGCGGAAACGAGCCCGAGCCCAGCGACAGTGCCACGCCAAAGCTCGCACCCGCCACGCCCAGCAGGATGCCCAGCGCCAGCAGGTCGTTGAAGGTGTGCACGAACAGGTAGCCATAGCCCATGGCCAGAAAGATGCCCGCCATCTCGACCAGGGTGGCGCGCTTGCGGCCGATGTACTGCGCCAGGATGCCCAACGGAAACCGCATCAGCGCCCCCGCAAAGATGGGGATGGACAGCATCATGCCCATCTGGGTGGGGGAGAGCTGGAAGCTCTCGCGGATGAACGGCGCCATCGCACCGTTGATGACCCACACCGCGCACGAAAAGCCGAAGTACAGAAACGACGCCCACAGCGTGGGTGCGTGGCCGGATTGGAGGAACTGGCGGAATGAAAGCATGGGATTTGCACAAATAAAGGTAGCGGTGTTCACAGCCTTCGTCGGCCATAAAACAAAAAAGGCGACCACACCAGGCGGAATCGGTAAACCGATACAGCCGGTGGGGACGCCTTCGTCCTTGCCGCCCTTGTGTGCGCCGTTGCACAGGGCATGCGCAGCCCTGTAGAGGCCGCTGTGCTAGGTGCTTGCAATGCCTGTGCCAGATGGATTGCACCAACCCGGTGCCCGAGTGCGCCAGCCCCCCAGGGCGGCATACCTTGCATGCGCTGATGCCGCAACGCTAGGCGGTTGCGCCCTTGCCTTTTTGCCTTGTGTTGGTGCGTGGCACTGCACAGGGCATTGCCAAAGCCAAGCACGCCTTTTACCCAGCATTGCGCAATGAGATATTCTGCATAAATGATATTAATGATGTAAAATTGATGAAAATTTATCAATTGTGCGGAATTGTTTTTTCCCCCAGGTCTCGTGAAATTACGCAATTAACGTTTGCTTTTGTCACGGTTGCGTCCTTAAGATGGTTCTCACGCGGGACCAGCGGCGGTGCAGGGGTAGGACTTTTTCTAGGAGTTTTCCGATGAGAATGAATCTTCCAGTCAGTCAGCATGAATATGCGTTCCCCAAGGGCCAGACCCTGGTCTCCACCACCGATCTCAAGGGCCGCATCCTCTACTGCAACCCGATGTTCATCGAGGTCAGCGGGTACGAAAAGGAAGAGCTGCTGGGCCAGCCCCACAACATCGTGAGGCACCCCGACATGCCCGAGGAGGCTTACCGCGACATGTGGGAAACCATTGCCAGAGGTGTTCCCTGGTCGGCCCCGGTCAAGAACCGGCGCAAGGACGGCACGTTCTACTGGGTGATGGCCAATGTCACCCCGCTCATGCAGGGCGACCAGCCCACGGGTTACATGTCGGTGCGCACCGAAGCCACGCGCGAACAGATCCAGGCGGCCGAGGCGCTGTACCAGCAGATGCAGGCCGAGAAGCAGTCGGGCACGCTGGTGCACAGGCTGTCGGCCGGGCAACTGGTCAAAGACACCTTGTGGGGCCGCGTGGCCCGGGCGCTGTCGCTGGGCCCGCTGGGCAAGATGATGGCGTGCACCCTGGTGCTGGTGGTGGCCTCGTGGTGCGCTGCCCTGCTGGGCGGGCATACCGTGTCGCTGGCCTCGGGCGCTGCGTGGCTGGGGGTGGTGGTGCTGGCGCTGGGCATGGCGGTGTACCTGCACCAGGTCACGGTGGCGCCGTTGTCGCAGATGCTGCTGTGGGCCAACCGCATGGCGGCGGGCGACCTCACCCAGAAGATCTCTGCATCGCGCAGCGACACCGTGGGCCAGTTGCAAAAGGCGCTGGCGCAGCTCAACGTGAACCTGCTGTCCATCGTGCGTGATGCCCGTCAGGAGAGCGAGCACATGCAGGTCTCCACCCGCGAGATTGCCCAGGGCAACCAGGACCTGTCATCCCGCACCGAGGCGCAGGCCAGCAACCTGCAGCAGACGGCTGCGTCCATGGAGGAGATCACCGGCACCGTCAAACAGACCGCCGAGTCCGCGCGCCAGGCGGCGGTGCTGGCCACGCAGGCCACCCAGGTCACCGAACGCAGCAGCGCGGCCGTGGACGGTGTCGCCAGCACCATGAAGCAGATCCAGGCCGCATCGGGCCGCATCAGCGAGATCACGCAGCTCATCGACTCCATCGCCTTCCAGACCAACATCCTGGCCCTGAATGCGGCGGTGGAGGCTGCGCGGGCCGGGGACCAGGGGCGGGGCTTTGCGGTGGTGGCCTCCGAGGTGCGCAGCCTGTCGCACCGCACGCTCTCGGCCGCCAAGGAGATCCGTCAGCTCATCGACGACTCGGCCACCAAGGTAACCGAGGGCCATGAAAAAACCGACGCTGCGCAGAAAACCATGACCGAGTCGCTGGAGCTGGTGCGCCGTGTGAACACGCTGATCGGCGAGATCCACAGTGCCTCGAACGAGCAGCTCAGCGGCATCTCGCAGGTCAACTCGGCGGTGGCGCAGCTGGACACCATCACGCAACAGAACGCCGCGCTGGTGGAAGAGAACGCGGCATCGGCTATGCAGCTCAACGGCCAGGCGCAGACCATGACCGAGACCGTGCAGGTGTTCCGCATCGACGCCTCGGCACCTGCCCACTCGCGCGATGCGGTGGCGCTGCGCAAGGAGATGAAGGCCTCGTCCAGCAGCCGGGCGCTGGCGCCGGCCTGAGTTTGCGAAGCCGCTCCGCATTGGGGGCGGCCCATGAACTCGGTCGGCGTCTTGCCAGGGGCCGGGCGCGATGCGGCGAGGCAGGCGCTATGTGCTCTCGCGCACTGTCAGCTCAAACCCCAGATTCACCGAGTTGTGCTCGGGCGCCTCACCACGCATCAGCGCCAGCAGCATGCGCGCGCTGGCCTCGCCCACGGCTGCGCGGGGCGTGCGCACCGTGGTCAGTGGCGGCAGCATCTGGTCGCTGCCCGCCAGGTCGTTGAAGCCTGCAATCGCTACCTGGCCGGGCACCGACAAGCCCAGGCGCTGTGCCGCCAGCAGGCCGCCCTGGGCCAGGTCGTCGTTGCAGAAGAACACGGCATCGACACCGGGGCGGGTGCGCAGCAACTCTTCCAGCAGTTCGCTCCCCAGCCGCATCGACGAGGGCTGCGGGCTCAGCAGCTCCAGCTTGGGGTCGTACAGGCCTGCTTCGCGCAGGCAGCGGCGGTAGCCTTCGGCGCGCTGCATGGTGCGCGGGTCCAGCTGGGCCGCAACAAAAGCGATCTTTTGGTAGCCCCGCGCCAGCAGGTGGGCCGTCATGCTGTGGCCCGCATCCTGCTGCGAAAAGCCCACGCAGAACACGCCGGGGGCCGAGGTCATCTCCATCAGGTGCACGCAGGGCACGCCGCTGGCGGCAATCAGGTGGCGCGAAGCCTCGGTGCGGTCAAAACCGGTGACCAGCAAGCCGGCAGGGCGGTGTGCGAGGTAGGTGCGCAGCAGTTGCTCTTCCTCCTGTGGGTCGTAGTGCGTGACGCCGATCAGCGCTTGGTAACCCTGAGGAAACAGGGTGCGATGCACGGCCTCCAGCACGTCCACAAACAGCGCGTTGGATAGCAAGGGCACCAGCACCGGCACCTGCACGCTGCGTTGCGAGGCCAGTGCGCGAGCGGCGGGGTCGGGCACATAGCCCAATTGCTCTGCGGCAGCTTTCACGCGCTGCACCAGCTCTTGCGCCACACCACGCTCGCCGCGCAAGGCGCGGGATGCGGTGATGGGGCTGACCTCGGCGGCCTTGGCCACGTCGCTCAGCGTGATGCGGCCGCTGGAGCGGCGTTTTGTCTCGGGTTTGTTCAAGGGTTAACCCTCATGGGCCTTGGGGTTGATTTGATTAGGATAGCGCTGTCCAAACTGAATGGCAAGGCAACTGCAGCCATTTTGGACGAAGTTGCAGAAGTTGCCACAGTTTGTGCGGCATCCACACCGGGTGCCTTTTTTATGGATTGTTTGGATAGCGCTACCAATATGAGTTTTCAAGCGTCACCAACTTTTTTGGTCGTCATGGGCGTGGCAGGCTGCGGTAAGTCCAGCCTGGGCTCGGCCCTGGCACAGGCCGAGGGCCTGCCCCTGATCGAAGGGGATGACCACCACAGCCCCGCCAGTCGCGAAAAGATGCGCCAGGGCATTGCCTTGACCGATGCAGACCGTGAAGGCTGGCTGGCCACCTTGGGGCAATTGCTGCAGGCCCAACCCCATGGCGTGGTCCTGACCTGCTCTGCGCTCAAGAGGGCCTACCGGGACCGCTTGCGCAACGCCTGCCCCGGCCTGCGCTTCGTCTTTCTGGAGATTGACCGCGCCAGCGCAGGCCAACGCGTGGCGGCCCGCGCAGACACCCATTTCTTTTCCAGCGCTCTGGTGGACAGCCAGTTCGCCACGCTGGAGTCGCCTATGGGCGAGGCCGGCGTGCTGCGCCTGAATGCGCTGCTGGACCTGCCCACACTGCAGCAACAGGCATCGGCCTGGGTTGCCACACAGGAGACGGTATGAATTCCCCCGCACAACCGCACGAGCCGCTCAGCCGGTTTGCCAGAGTCTCGCAAATGCTGATGGCCGGGAGCCTGGGCGTGATGGCCGTGGCCGTGTTCATCAACGTGGTGCTGCGCTACGGCTTTGGCAGCGGCGTGGCGGCCAGCGAAGAGCTCTCGCGCCTGCTGTTTGTCTGGATGGTTTTTATCGGTGCCGCAGCGGCCTACCCCGCAGGCGAGCACATGGCCTTTACCAGCCTGGCGGGCCTGTTGGCTAAACGCCCGGTGGCCTTTGGCGTGCTGACGGCCGTGATCCGGCTGCTGGTCATCGCCGCCAGCGCCATGCTGGCCTGGGGCGCGTGGCAGCAGGTGGTGGTGGGCATGGGCAGCCGCTCGGTCGTCATGGCCTACCCGGCGGCATTGCTGCCGCTGCCGGCTTTTTTGTGTGCGGTGGCCATCGGGGTGATGGCGACCATTGAATTGATTCAACGCAAGCCGCTGGACCTCGGTCATGGCGCCGAGGTGGAGTGACCATGGGACCCGAAGCACAGGCTTTTCTTGTTTTTTCATTGGGCATGCTGGTGCTCATGGGCACCGGCATGAACATGGGCCTGGCCCTGGTGCTCACCGGCGCCGGCATGGCCTGGGTGCTCGACTTCTGGGACGCACAGTTGCTGGCCCAGAACCTGGTGGCCGGGGTGGACAGCTTTCCGCTCCTGGCCGTGCCCTTTTTCATCCTGGCCGGTGAGCTGATGAACTCGGGCGGTATCAGCCGCCGCATCATCGACATGGCGCAGGCCTGGGTGGGGCACATCCGGGGCGGGCTGGGCTATGTGGCCATTGGCGCCGCCGTGCTGATGGCGAGCATGAGCGGTTCGGCCCTGGCCGACACCGCCGCGCTGGCCACCATCCTGCTGCCCATGATGCGGCAGCAGGGTTACCCGATGAACACTTCCGCCGGGCTGATTGCCTCGGGCGGCATCATCGCGCCCATCATCCCGCCGTCCATGCCGTTCGTGATCTATGGCGTGACGACTAACACCTCGATCTCGGCGCTGTTCGTGTCGGGCATCGTGCCGGGGCTGATGATGGGCGCAGGTTTGATCTTTGCCTGGCGCTGGGTGCTGCGCGGCATGGACCTGCCCCAAGGCGAGCCCTTACCCATCAAGGACCGCCTGCGCGCCACGGTGCGCGCCTTCTGGGCCATGCTGATGCCGCTCATCATCATCGGCGGCATGAAGACCGGCGTGTTCACCCCCACCGAGGCCGCCGTGGTCGCCGCCTTCTACGCACTGGTGGTGGCGCTGTTCGTGCATCGCGAGATGAAGCTGCCCGACATCTACGGTGTGCTGGTGCGCGCAGCCAAGACAACCTCCATCGTGATGTTTTTGTGCGCTGGCGCCCAGGTGGCCAGCTACATGATCACGCTGGCCGACTTGCCCAACGTGCTCACCAACTGGCTGGGCCCGCTGGTGGAGAACCCGCGCCTCTTGATGGCCGTGATGATGATCGTGCTGGTGCTGATCGGCACGGCGCTGGACCTCACGCCCACCATCCTGATCTTTGCGCCCGTCATGCTGCCCATCGCGGTCAAGGCTGGGATCGACCCGGTGTATTTCGGTCTGATGTTCGTGCTCAACGGCGCCATCGGCCTCATCACCCCGCCCGTGGGCACGGTGCTCAACGTGGTGGCCGGGGTGGGGCGCATCTCGATGCACAGCGTCATCAAGGGCGTGAACCCGTTTCTCATCACCTATGTGCTGATTCTGGCGCTGCTGGTCGTGTTCCCGCAGATCGTGACTGCGCCCGTCGTCTGGCTGCGCTAGCCGTTTGCCTGTTCCCCTTTCCCGTTTTTCTTGCCAATGGAGACAACCATGAAAACTTTCCGTCGCACCCTGCTGGCCGCCCTGTCGGTCGCTGCCATCACTTGCTCGTTCCAGGCCGCAGCGCAAGACTTCAAGCCGCGCATCATCCGTTTTGGCTATGGCCTCAACGAAGACTCCAACCAGGGCCGGGCCACCAAGCTGTTTGCCCAAGAAGTGGAAAAAGCCTCTGGCGGCAAGATGAAGCTCCGCGCCATTGGCGCAGCCGCACTGGGCTCGGACGTGCAGATGCAGCAGGCCCTGATCGGTGGCGCTCAGGAGATGATGGTGGGCTCCACCGCCACGCTGGTGGGCATCACCAAAGAGATGGCCATCTGGGACACCCCCTTCCTGTTCAACAACGCCAAGGAAGCCGACGTAGTGCTGGACGGCCCCGTGGGCCAGAAGGTGATGGACAAGCTGCAGGAAAAGGGCCTGGTGGGCCTGGTGTACTGGGAGAACGGCTTTCGCAACCTCACCAACAGCAAGCGCCCGGTCAACAAGCTGGAAGACATGGACGGCATCAAGCTGCGCGTGATGCAGAACAACGTGTTCCTCGACAGTTTCAAGACCCTGGGCGCCAATGCCGTGCCGCTGCCGTTCTCGGAGCTCTTCACCGCGCTGGAAACCAAGACGGTGGACGGCCAGGAGAACCCCTACAACACCATCCTGTCGAGCAAGTTCTATGAGGTGCAGAAGTACCTCACCGTGACCAATCACGTCTACAGCCCCTGGATCGTGCTGGTCAGCAAGAAGTACTGGGATGGCCTGTCGAAGGCGGAGCAGAAGGTGCTGCTCGACGCCGCCAAGAAGAGCCGTGACTTCGAGCGCCAGGACACCCGTGCCGAGGCCGACAAGGCGCTGGCGGACCTCAAGGGCAAGGGCATGCAGGTCAATGAACTGCCGGCTGCCGAAGCCAACCGCATGCGCGAAAAGCTGGGCGCCGTGAACGCCAGCATTGCCGCCAACGTAGGCGAAGCGCTGTGGAAGGATGTGCAGGCAGCGGTAGCCCAGGCGCGCGCTGGCAAGTAAGTTCTGACGTCAGGGGGTGGCGGCCCCGGTGCTACCCATACCCGCAAGACACAGGCGAAAAAAAGGCCGAGGCCCCGCAATGGGGCCTCGGCCTTTTGGCATTTGCAATCTTCTACCTGCACCGTGGCGCAGGCGGAGCGAATTACAGCGAGCCGATTTCGCCGGAAGAGATCTGGCCAGTGCGCAGGGCTTCAGCAGCTTGGGCACGCACGGCAGCACGGTCAGCGGTGGACTTGTAGGTCACCACACGCGAACCAGCGGGTTCGATCGAGCGGGTCTGGGCCACGGTAGCGGCTTCGGCTTGCACTTCAGCGCGGGTGCGGTTGGTTTCGAACTTGGTCGCGAACTGCGAAGCATCGGCTTCGTCAGCCTGGGCACCAAAAGAAGCGAGGGCAGCCACAGCAGCGATAGAGAGGAAACGGGCAGTCTTGTTCATGATGAAACTCCTGTGAAATTCAAAAAATATGGACGAGGTGTCTGGAATACGCGAGGGGTGAAGCCGTGGATTCAAGAAGTTGAATCAACCGCCTTCTGCAGGGCCCACGCGGCCAGTGCGCATGGCTTGTGCGGCGGCTTCGGCACGCACAGTGGCGCGGTCGGCCGTGGACTTGTAGGTCACCACGCGGGAGCCAGCGGGCTCCTGGCTGCGCATCTGCGCAGCGGTGGTGGCTTCTGCCAATACTTCTGCGCGGGTGCGGCTGGTTTCGAACTTGGTGGCGAACTGCGAAGCGTCGGCTTCGTCAGCCTGGGCGCCAAACGACGCAAAGGCAGCCACGGCGGCGAGGGAGAGGAAACGTGCGGTCTTGTTCATGATGAAAGTCCTTGAAGTTAAAAAAGCGTCTCAAAAAAACCGGGGTGAAGATTCACAACAACTTGCGTCGCACCGGGTTCGGTGAGTCGCCTTGCGGGTTCGGCTCATCGATGGGATGAACTGTACGCCGATGGTGTTCAGGGAAAAACCACCTAGTCGCGAACTAACTGTTCCAGTATTGGAAACAATCGGCTGGGGGCTCTGGGCTGCTTGGTCGCCATCGAAGCCAGGGCGGTTTGCCTGGAACGTCGCTGAGCGCCGACAGGCTACAGAAGCCGGTGAGGGGTGCGTGACCGGTGCGGTGAACATGGGCTCCATCGTGCCGGGCTGGGCAGATGGCGTCGTCTCGCTGCGGTTTCGCTTCTTTTCAGTTTGTTTCGGGTGCGGCGGTATGCAACAGCGCAGAAACATGAGTTGCATTCACCATGCAACAGGATGATCAAAAAGCGCCGCATATCGGGCTTGCGTGGGTTGCGCGCACGGGGCTTATGGGCTGAAATCTCTCTGTGCCCGTTTCCGTTTTCACGAGGGAGGTTTCCATGACCGCAGTCGCCAAGATTCTTCAGTCCAAACCCGACGCCATCGTCCACACCATCAGCCCCGCCGCATCCGTGCTGGACGCCCTTCAGCTCATGGCTGACAAGGGCATTGGCGCGCTCATCGTGACTGAGGGCGCGTCCATCGTCGGCATCTTCACCGAGCGGGACTACGCCCGCAAAATTGCCCTCATGGGGCGCACGTCGGCCGTCACCCAGGTCAAGGACGTGATGACCTCGGCTGTGATGTTTGTGCGCCCGGACCAGACCAGCGAGCAGTGCATGCAGCTCATGAGCAACAACCGCCTGCGCCACTTGCCCGTGGTGGACAACGGCAAGCTCGTGGGCATGATTTCCATCGGCGATCTGGTCAAGGACATCATCTCCGAGCAGAAATTCATCATTGAGCAGCTGGAGAACTACATCACCGGAACGCATTGAGGGGCAACCCCCTGAGGCGCGGCGCGCCTTCCCCCTTCTTCTCTCGAAGGGCTGCGCCATTCGCGAATGGGGGCGCACCCGGCGCGACGGGGCGGCCCTTGCGCGGGTGCTACGGCCCTGGCATGGGGACGTAAAGAAAAAGGGCTCTGACCGATCTGGTCAGAGCCCTTTTGTTTTGGTTGTCTGCGCTGCTTTCGACTGGGCCGCTCAAGCCGCCTTCTCGACGTGCCCCTGGCGCGTGTACAGAAAGTCGATCACGGCCTTGCGGTAGTGCACATACTGCGGGTCCTCGGCCAGTTCCACGCGCTTGCGCGGGCGGGGCAAGTCCACGGTCAGCACCTCGCCAATCGTGGCGGCCGGGCCGTTGGTCATCATCACGATCTTGTCGGACAGCAGCACGGCCTCGTCCACGTCGTGGGTCACCATGACCACGGTGCTTTGGGTGCGTGCCACGATCTCCAGCAGCTCGTCCTGCAGCTTGGCGCGGGTGAGGGCGTCGAGCGCGCCAAAGGGCTCGTCCATCAGCAGCACCTGGGGCTCCATGCTCAGCGCCCGGGCAATGCCCACACGCTGCTTCATGCCGCCCGAGATTTCACCGGGGCG of the Acidovorax sp. 107 genome contains:
- a CDS encoding TRAP transporter large permease, which produces MGPEAQAFLVFSLGMLVLMGTGMNMGLALVLTGAGMAWVLDFWDAQLLAQNLVAGVDSFPLLAVPFFILAGELMNSGGISRRIIDMAQAWVGHIRGGLGYVAIGAAVLMASMSGSALADTAALATILLPMMRQQGYPMNTSAGLIASGGIIAPIIPPSMPFVIYGVTTNTSISALFVSGIVPGLMMGAGLIFAWRWVLRGMDLPQGEPLPIKDRLRATVRAFWAMLMPLIIIGGMKTGVFTPTEAAVVAAFYALVVALFVHREMKLPDIYGVLVRAAKTTSIVMFLCAGAQVASYMITLADLPNVLTNWLGPLVENPRLLMAVMMIVLVLIGTALDLTPTILIFAPVMLPIAVKAGIDPVYFGLMFVLNGAIGLITPPVGTVLNVVAGVGRISMHSVIKGVNPFLITYVLILALLVVFPQIVTAPVVWLR
- a CDS encoding LacI family DNA-binding transcriptional regulator; this translates as MNKPETKRRSSGRITLSDVAKAAEVSPITASRALRGERGVAQELVQRVKAAAEQLGYVPDPAARALASQRSVQVPVLVPLLSNALFVDVLEAVHRTLFPQGYQALIGVTHYDPQEEEQLLRTYLAHRPAGLLVTGFDRTEASRHLIAASGVPCVHLMEMTSAPGVFCVGFSQQDAGHSMTAHLLARGYQKIAFVAAQLDPRTMQRAEGYRRCLREAGLYDPKLELLSPQPSSMRLGSELLEELLRTRPGVDAVFFCNDDLAQGGLLAAQRLGLSVPGQVAIAGFNDLAGSDQMLPPLTTVRTPRAAVGEASARMLLALMRGEAPEHNSVNLGFELTVREST
- a CDS encoding gluconokinase is translated as MSFQASPTFLVVMGVAGCGKSSLGSALAQAEGLPLIEGDDHHSPASREKMRQGIALTDADREGWLATLGQLLQAQPHGVVLTCSALKRAYRDRLRNACPGLRFVFLEIDRASAGQRVAARADTHFFSSALVDSQFATLESPMGEAGVLRLNALLDLPTLQQQASAWVATQETV
- a CDS encoding CBS domain-containing protein — its product is MTAVAKILQSKPDAIVHTISPAASVLDALQLMADKGIGALIVTEGASIVGIFTERDYARKIALMGRTSAVTQVKDVMTSAVMFVRPDQTSEQCMQLMSNNRLRHLPVVDNGKLVGMISIGDLVKDIISEQKFIIEQLENYITGTH
- a CDS encoding TRAP transporter small permease, with protein sequence MNSPAQPHEPLSRFARVSQMLMAGSLGVMAVAVFINVVLRYGFGSGVAASEELSRLLFVWMVFIGAAAAYPAGEHMAFTSLAGLLAKRPVAFGVLTAVIRLLVIAASAMLAWGAWQQVVVGMGSRSVVMAYPAALLPLPAFLCAVAIGVMATIELIQRKPLDLGHGAEVE
- a CDS encoding TRAP transporter substrate-binding protein, giving the protein MKTFRRTLLAALSVAAITCSFQAAAQDFKPRIIRFGYGLNEDSNQGRATKLFAQEVEKASGGKMKLRAIGAAALGSDVQMQQALIGGAQEMMVGSTATLVGITKEMAIWDTPFLFNNAKEADVVLDGPVGQKVMDKLQEKGLVGLVYWENGFRNLTNSKRPVNKLEDMDGIKLRVMQNNVFLDSFKTLGANAVPLPFSELFTALETKTVDGQENPYNTILSSKFYEVQKYLTVTNHVYSPWIVLVSKKYWDGLSKAEQKVLLDAAKKSRDFERQDTRAEADKALADLKGKGMQVNELPAAEANRMREKLGAVNASIAANVGEALWKDVQAAVAQARAGK
- a CDS encoding nitrate/nitrite transporter, with amino-acid sequence MLSFRQFLQSGHAPTLWASFLYFGFSCAVWVINGAMAPFIRESFQLSPTQMGMMLSIPIFAGALMRFPLGILAQYIGRKRATLVEMAGIFLAMGYGYLFVHTFNDLLALGILLGVAGASFGVALSLGSGSFPPRYKGLAMGIVGAGNVGTAVAALLAPALAQKFGWQAVYGFAAVGVAVPAVVMAVFAKEPPDLAPHATFREHIACLFEKDGWAFSLIYAVTFGGFIGLTAFLPSYFYDQFGVSKVQAGQLTMLAAFLGAALRVMGGWLSDHWGGVNTLTGVLAVTAVSMVLCGLAENSLPVTMLLFLVCFAALGAGNGALFQLVPLRWPLSTAVAGSMIGEIGALGGGLIPNGMGFSRQYTGTYLWGFVGIAVCAAAMLVLLRVMQIRWTRTWAEKGGRARSA
- a CDS encoding methyl-accepting chemotaxis protein; translation: MRMNLPVSQHEYAFPKGQTLVSTTDLKGRILYCNPMFIEVSGYEKEELLGQPHNIVRHPDMPEEAYRDMWETIARGVPWSAPVKNRRKDGTFYWVMANVTPLMQGDQPTGYMSVRTEATREQIQAAEALYQQMQAEKQSGTLVHRLSAGQLVKDTLWGRVARALSLGPLGKMMACTLVLVVASWCAALLGGHTVSLASGAAWLGVVVLALGMAVYLHQVTVAPLSQMLLWANRMAAGDLTQKISASRSDTVGQLQKALAQLNVNLLSIVRDARQESEHMQVSTREIAQGNQDLSSRTEAQASNLQQTAASMEEITGTVKQTAESARQAAVLATQATQVTERSSAAVDGVASTMKQIQAASGRISEITQLIDSIAFQTNILALNAAVEAARAGDQGRGFAVVASEVRSLSHRTLSAAKEIRQLIDDSATKVTEGHEKTDAAQKTMTESLELVRRVNTLIGEIHSASNEQLSGISQVNSAVAQLDTITQQNAALVEENAASAMQLNGQAQTMTETVQVFRIDASAPAHSRDAVALRKEMKASSSSRALAPA